CGGAGGTGCAGGCGGTGGTGCGCATCGCCAACCGCCTGCGCATCCCGCTGTGGCCGGTCAGCACGGGCAAGAACATCGCCTACGGCCGCATGATGGCGGTCGAGCCCGGCAACGTGGTGCTCGACCTCGGCCGGATGAACCGGATCTTGGAAGTCAACGAGAAACTCGCGTACGCGGTCGTCGAGCCCGGTGTCACGTACGCCCAGTTGTACAAGCACCTGCGGGACCAGAACCTGCCGTTGTGGCTCGATCCCCCGGCGACCGCGCCGGGGGCTGGGCCCCTCGGCAACACCGTCGAACGCGGCGTCGGCTATACGCCCTACGGGGAGCACTTCTTGTTCTCGTGCGGGATGGAGGTCGTGCTGCCCGACGGCCGGCTGCTGCGCACGGGATCCGGGGCGCTGCCGGGATCGCGCACGTGGCACATCTTCAAGTGGGGATACGGACCGTACCTCGACGGCCTGTTCACCGCGAGCAACTACGGTATCGTGACCCGGCTCGGCATCTGGCTGATGCCGGAGCCGCCGGCCTACCAGCCCATTCTGATGACCTGCGACCGTGAGGACGACATCGTCGCGATCATGGACTTCCTGCGGCCGCTCAAGGTGTCGCACCTGCTCCCGAGCGCGGTGGTCGTCGCCCACGCCCTGCTCGCGCTGGCCGCCGAGGCCGAGTATCCTTGGGACCTCACCGGCGGCACGCGGCCGGTGCCGGAGGAGTGGATCCGGGAGCACGCCCGCGCGCGGATGCTGAGCATGTGGAACATCGCCGGCTGCCTGTACGGATCGCCGCCGGTGGTCAAGGAACTCAGCGAGGCCGTGCGCCGGCGCGCGGCCGCCGATCTCCCGCAGGCGACGCTGCTCGACGTCGACGCCGCGCGCCAGAGTCCGTATTGGGACCATAAGGTCCGCAACATGACCGGCGTGCCGTCGATGGTCGAGTACAGCCGCCTGTCCTGGCGCGGGGGCGGGAACGCCTTCGTCGCGCCGGTCGTCCCGCTGTTCGGCGAGGAGGCGCGCAAACACATGGAGATCGCGCGGCCGATCTTCTGGAAGCACGGCTTCGATTACATCGGGGAGTTCATCGCCGCCTCGCGCGACCAGCAC
This is a stretch of genomic DNA from bacterium. It encodes these proteins:
- a CDS encoding FAD-dependent oxidoreductase; the protein is MAVETNGRRTRRPKNVDEKTFARAVREFTAIVGERNVSLSPAELVPYAHDVIMVPPIWPSAVVRPGSVAEVQAVVRIANRLRIPLWPVSTGKNIAYGRMMAVEPGNVVLDLGRMNRILEVNEKLAYAVVEPGVTYAQLYKHLRDQNLPLWLDPPATAPGAGPLGNTVERGVGYTPYGEHFLFSCGMEVVLPDGRLLRTGSGALPGSRTWHIFKWGYGPYLDGLFTASNYGIVTRLGIWLMPEPPAYQPILMTCDREDDIVAIMDFLRPLKVSHLLPSAVVVAHALLALAAEAEYPWDLTGGTRPVPEEWIREHARARMLSMWNIAGCLYGSPPVVKELSEAVRRRAAADLPQATLLDVDAARQSPYWDHKVRNMTGVPSMVEYSRLSWRGGGNAFVAPVVPLFGEEARKHMEIARPIFWKHGFDYIGEFIAASRDQHHVMMLLHKQPDEMPRAMACYRELTDAFCDGGYLPYRT